A genomic stretch from Achromobacter spanius includes:
- a CDS encoding prepilin peptidase yields the protein MSMVWQVFDIPLGVFIGVAALAGLFVGGWLTVLTYRLPRMMEREWQAQCLDAVGRARPDSPDGLFRPASHCPACNAPVRGWRRLPMLGWLLLRGRCAACNAVIAWRYPAIELLTCVLFAACAWRYGATPVALFAMGLSAMLVALAWIDFESTLLPDVLTQPLVWAGLLVNLFGTFTTLPMAVIGAVAGYVFLWLIFHLFRLLTGREGMGYGDFKLLAALGAWFGAESLPMLLLAASVVGVVIGGALTLSGRASRGQPLPFGPYLALAGIVMLLLGGDAGLWQLMR from the coding sequence ATGAGCATGGTGTGGCAGGTCTTCGATATTCCGTTGGGCGTGTTTATCGGTGTGGCTGCGTTGGCCGGGCTGTTCGTCGGTGGCTGGCTCACTGTGCTGACCTATCGGCTGCCCCGCATGATGGAACGCGAATGGCAGGCGCAGTGCCTGGATGCGGTGGGGCGGGCGCGGCCGGACAGCCCTGATGGCCTTTTCCGACCCGCCTCGCATTGCCCGGCCTGCAATGCCCCGGTGCGCGGCTGGCGCCGGCTGCCAATGCTGGGTTGGCTGCTGCTGCGTGGACGCTGCGCCGCTTGCAACGCAGTCATCGCCTGGCGTTACCCCGCGATTGAATTGCTGACCTGCGTGTTGTTCGCGGCCTGTGCGTGGCGCTATGGCGCAACGCCCGTAGCCTTGTTTGCCATGGGCCTGTCGGCCATGTTGGTCGCCTTGGCCTGGATTGATTTTGAATCCACGCTGCTGCCGGATGTGCTGACGCAGCCCTTGGTCTGGGCGGGCCTGCTGGTGAATTTGTTCGGTACGTTCACCACGCTGCCGATGGCGGTGATCGGCGCCGTGGCCGGTTATGTGTTCTTGTGGCTGATCTTCCATCTGTTCCGTCTGCTGACCGGGCGCGAAGGCATGGGCTACGGCGACTTCAAATTGCTGGCGGCATTAGGTGCGTGGTTTGGCGCCGAGTCGCTGCCGATGTTGTTGCTGGCGGCATCGGTAGTGGGCGTGGTGATTGGCGGCGCGTTGACGCTTAGCGGACGCGCCAGCCGCGGGCAGCCGCTGCCCTTCGGGCCGTACCTGGCCCTGGCCGGTATCGTGATGTTGCTGCTGGGCGGCGATGCCGGCTTGTGGCAGTTAATGCGCTAG
- the coaE gene encoding dephospho-CoA kinase (Dephospho-CoA kinase (CoaE) performs the final step in coenzyme A biosynthesis.) — protein MFKIGLTGGIGSGKSRVADMLVEWGATLVDTDEIARALTAVGGAAMPAIEAEFGAQALTPDGALNREWMRERAFSDPQARRRLEAVLHPIISEETRRQAAAATGSYLVFDVPLLVESLARWRGRVDRICVVDCDPDTQVARVQVRSGLTEPAIRRIMAAQAARQTRLDIADDVITNDGATSPEQLRAQAKILHDRWLALAATTGR, from the coding sequence ATGTTCAAGATTGGGCTGACGGGCGGCATCGGTTCGGGCAAGTCCCGCGTGGCCGACATGCTGGTGGAATGGGGTGCGACGCTGGTCGACACAGACGAAATCGCGCGTGCGCTGACGGCGGTGGGCGGCGCGGCCATGCCTGCCATCGAAGCTGAGTTCGGCGCGCAGGCGCTGACGCCTGATGGCGCGCTCAACCGCGAATGGATGCGCGAGCGCGCCTTCTCGGACCCCCAGGCGCGGCGGCGGTTGGAAGCCGTGCTGCATCCCATCATCTCTGAAGAAACACGGCGCCAGGCGGCTGCCGCGACCGGATCGTATCTGGTGTTCGATGTGCCGCTTTTGGTGGAGTCCCTGGCGCGATGGCGCGGGCGCGTGGATCGCATCTGCGTGGTGGATTGCGACCCCGACACGCAAGTGGCTCGCGTGCAGGTTCGCAGCGGGCTGACGGAGCCAGCCATCAGGCGTATTATGGCGGCACAGGCTGCGCGGCAAACTCGCCTGGACATCGCGGACGACGTCATCACCAACGACGGCGCCACATCACCAGAGCAGTTGCGCGCGCAGGCAAAGATCTTGCATGACCGCTGGCTTGCGCTGGCGGCGACAACGGGCCGGTAA
- the zapD gene encoding cell division protein ZapD, with amino-acid sequence MIVYEYPFNERIRAYLRLEYLLDRLFFFSRAGDSRQHQVAVTSLFDLLDACERTDVKGAVLQDLERQRTALMGLRDHPGVAQDALEGMLRELEKVASGLAAPGKTGQSLRENEWLTSLRGRLSVPGSATQVDMPSYFAWQNKSEAARCADLQAWVSPFLALYDGLTLALRLLRESGRKTDIVAEQGAYQQMLGGKQFQLLRVWVDEDQGLFPEISANKYMIWIRFSTQDGEFKPQQVARDVAFQMTLCSS; translated from the coding sequence GTGATTGTTTACGAATATCCCTTCAATGAGCGCATCCGCGCTTACCTGCGATTGGAATACCTGTTGGACAGGCTGTTCTTCTTTTCGCGGGCTGGGGACTCACGCCAACATCAGGTGGCCGTTACCTCTCTTTTCGATCTCCTCGACGCTTGCGAACGCACCGACGTGAAAGGCGCCGTGCTGCAAGACCTGGAGCGCCAGCGCACCGCGCTGATGGGGCTGCGCGATCACCCCGGCGTGGCGCAGGATGCGCTGGAAGGCATGCTGCGCGAATTGGAAAAGGTGGCCAGCGGCTTGGCCGCACCCGGTAAGACCGGGCAGTCCCTGCGCGAAAACGAATGGCTGACCAGCTTGCGCGGACGCCTGTCGGTGCCGGGCAGCGCGACGCAAGTGGACATGCCTTCTTACTTTGCCTGGCAAAACAAGTCCGAAGCCGCCCGCTGCGCGGACCTGCAGGCCTGGGTGTCTCCTTTCCTGGCCTTGTACGATGGCCTGACGCTGGCCTTGCGATTGCTGCGCGAATCCGGCCGCAAGACCGATATCGTGGCCGAGCAGGGCGCCTATCAGCAGATGCTGGGCGGCAAGCAATTCCAATTGCTGCGTGTCTGGGTAGATGAGGATCAAGGTTTGTTTCCCGAGATCAGCGCCAATAAGTACATGATCTGGATACGCTTTTCCACCCAGGACGGCGAATTCAAGCCCCAGCAGGTCGCCCGCGACGTCGCCTTTCAAATGACCCTGTGCAGCTCGTAG
- a CDS encoding MdtA/MuxA family multidrug efflux RND transporter periplasmic adaptor subunit — MSESRPVSQASRWSRRRVVGLVVLLLVAAGVAWFALRPSPKQAGARGPGGARPSMAAMANMPVPVRIATATQQDIDIYLKSLGTVTAYNTVTVRSRVSGELVDVAFQEGQRVKAGDLLAQVDPRAFQVALDQARGTQMQNLAQLENARRDLQRYQTLFKQNSIAKQQVDTQAALVRQYEGTVKSDQANVDNAKLQLDYARITAPISGRLGLRQVDRGNLVSSSDTNGLVVITQTQPISVVFTLPETQLPEVRGEIAAGRTLPVDAYDRADTRRIATGVLETLDNQIDVTTGTLKLKAKFENADDALFPNQFVNVRLHVLTRKDVTAIPTAAVQQGSAGAFVFLVQQDDTIVVRPVKLGAINNGMVAVNEGLQPGDRVVTEGTDRLRAGAKVEIVGGAEVIPATRDKTLGAGAPAGTTPPSK, encoded by the coding sequence ATGTCCGAAAGTCGTCCTGTTTCCCAAGCTTCCCGCTGGAGCCGCCGCCGCGTTGTCGGGCTGGTGGTGTTGTTGCTGGTGGCGGCGGGTGTTGCCTGGTTTGCGCTGCGGCCCTCCCCAAAGCAAGCTGGGGCGCGGGGCCCGGGCGGGGCGCGTCCGTCGATGGCCGCCATGGCCAACATGCCCGTGCCGGTGCGCATTGCCACCGCCACCCAGCAGGACATCGACATCTACCTGAAGTCGCTTGGCACCGTTACCGCCTACAACACCGTCACCGTGCGTAGCCGCGTCAGTGGTGAGCTGGTGGACGTGGCCTTCCAGGAAGGCCAGCGCGTCAAGGCGGGCGACCTGTTGGCGCAGGTGGATCCGCGGGCGTTCCAGGTGGCGCTGGATCAGGCGCGCGGCACGCAGATGCAGAACCTGGCCCAGCTTGAAAACGCGCGCCGCGACCTGCAGCGCTATCAGACCCTGTTCAAGCAAAACTCCATCGCCAAGCAGCAGGTGGATACGCAGGCCGCGCTGGTGCGCCAATACGAAGGCACCGTCAAAAGCGACCAGGCCAATGTCGACAACGCCAAGCTGCAACTGGACTATGCCCGCATCACCGCGCCCATCAGCGGCCGGCTGGGTTTGCGCCAGGTCGACCGCGGCAACCTGGTGTCCAGTTCGGACACCAACGGGCTCGTTGTCATCACCCAGACGCAACCGATCTCCGTCGTCTTCACCTTGCCCGAGACCCAGCTACCCGAAGTGCGCGGTGAAATCGCCGCCGGCCGCACCCTGCCGGTTGACGCCTATGACCGCGCCGACACCCGCCGCATCGCCACCGGCGTGCTGGAAACGCTGGACAACCAGATCGACGTCACCACCGGCACCTTGAAGCTGAAAGCCAAGTTTGAAAACGCCGACGACGCGCTTTTTCCGAACCAGTTCGTCAACGTGCGCCTGCACGTGCTGACGCGCAAGGACGTAACCGCCATCCCCACCGCCGCCGTGCAACAAGGCTCGGCCGGCGCCTTTGTCTTCCTGGTGCAGCAAGACGACACCATCGTCGTGCGCCCAGTGAAGTTGGGCGCCATCAACAACGGCATGGTGGCCGTGAACGAAGGGCTGCAGCCGGGTGATCGCGTCGTGACCGAAGGCACCGACCGCCTGCGCGCCGGCGCCAAGGTTGAAATCGTGGGCGGCGCCGAAGTCATTCCCGCCACCCGCGACAAGACGCTGGGCGCGGGTGCGCCGGCCGGCACCACGCCGCCGTCGAAATAA
- a CDS encoding MdtB/MuxB family multidrug efflux RND transporter permease subunit — protein sequence MSPSRLFILRPVATTLAMVAILIAGFIAYRLLPVSALPEVDYPTIQVVTLYPGASPDVMTSLVTSPLERQFGQMPGLNQMSSTSSGGASVITMQFNLTLPLDVAEQQVQAAINAASNLLPSDLPVPPTYNKVNPADAAVLTLAITSPTMPLPQVRDLVDTRVAQKLSQIPGVGLVSVAGGQRPAVRVQVNPQALAANGLALSDLRTAIVGANVNQPKGNLDGPLRSTTINANDQLKSPTDYNDLIIAYKNNAPLRLSDVARAVEGAEDTRQAAWVGDKPAILLNIQRQPGANVIDVVDRIQTLLPQLRAALPATLDVTVVSDRTQTIRDSVEDVKFEMLLAVALVVMVTFVFLRSLTATLIPSVVVPLSLVGTFGVMYLAGFSINNLTLMALTIATGFVVDDAIVMIENIARHLEEGETPMQAALKGASQIGFTLISLTFSLIAVLIPLLFMTEVVGRLFREFAITLAVSILISLVVSLTLTPMMCARLLRAESEQKHGRFHTATGNFIDRVIAGYDRLLQVVLRHQTLTLLVALGTFALTVVLYLMVPKGFFPQQDTGLIQAITQGPQSISFPAMAERQQAAARLVLEDPDVQAVSSFIGVDGSNATLSAGRMQIALKPQAERSGDLATVMARLQQSLSKQDGLTVYMQPVQDLTIEDRVSRTQYQMTLSNPDLKVLSEWTPKLVERLRQVPGLKDVTDDLQDDGLQTWVEIDRDAASRLGITAAVIDEALYDAFGQRLISTIFTQSNQYRVVLEVQPQFQMNPAALGQIHVPTSAGTQVPLSSVAHISEGKTVLAVNRLDQFPMVTVSFNLAPGASLSNAVEAITAAEAEIGMPASVETRFQGAAQAFQNSLTSTLWLILAAVVTMYIVLGVLYESYIHPITILSTLPSAGVGALLALLISGTELDMIGIIGIILLIGIVKKNAIMMIDFALDAERKRGLSPRAAIHEAALLRFRPILMTTLAALFGALPLMLSTGTGAELRQPLGLVMVGGLLLSQVLTLFTTPVIYLMFDRLSRRWRGVREPAAGDAS from the coding sequence GTGAGTCCGTCGCGTCTGTTCATTCTGCGCCCCGTGGCCACCACGCTGGCGATGGTGGCCATCCTGATCGCCGGCTTCATCGCCTACCGGCTCTTGCCCGTGTCGGCGCTGCCCGAGGTAGACTACCCGACGATCCAGGTGGTGACGCTGTACCCGGGGGCAAGCCCCGACGTCATGACGTCCCTGGTCACGTCCCCGCTGGAACGGCAGTTTGGGCAGATGCCCGGCCTGAATCAGATGTCGTCCACCAGTTCGGGCGGCGCCTCGGTCATCACCATGCAGTTCAACCTGACGCTGCCGCTGGATGTGGCCGAGCAGCAGGTGCAGGCCGCCATCAACGCGGCGTCCAACCTGCTGCCCAGCGACCTGCCGGTGCCGCCCACCTACAACAAGGTGAACCCGGCCGATGCCGCCGTGCTGACGCTGGCCATCACGTCGCCCACCATGCCCTTGCCGCAGGTGCGCGACCTAGTCGACACGCGAGTCGCGCAGAAGCTGTCGCAGATACCGGGCGTGGGCCTGGTCAGCGTGGCGGGCGGGCAGCGTCCCGCCGTGCGCGTGCAGGTCAACCCGCAGGCGCTGGCCGCCAATGGGCTGGCGCTGTCGGACCTGCGTACCGCCATCGTGGGCGCCAATGTCAACCAGCCCAAGGGCAACCTGGACGGCCCGCTGCGGTCCACCACCATCAACGCCAACGATCAGTTGAAGTCGCCCACCGACTACAACGATCTGATCATCGCCTACAAGAACAACGCGCCGCTGCGCCTGTCCGACGTGGCGCGCGCGGTCGAGGGCGCCGAAGACACACGCCAGGCCGCATGGGTGGGCGACAAGCCCGCCATTCTTTTGAACATCCAGCGCCAGCCGGGCGCCAACGTGATCGACGTGGTCGACCGCATCCAGACGCTGTTGCCGCAGTTGCGCGCCGCCTTGCCGGCCACGCTGGACGTGACCGTCGTGTCCGACCGCACGCAGACCATCCGCGATTCCGTCGAAGACGTGAAGTTTGAAATGCTGCTGGCGGTGGCGCTGGTGGTCATGGTGACCTTTGTGTTCCTGCGCAGCCTGACCGCCACGCTAATCCCCAGCGTGGTGGTGCCGCTGTCGCTGGTGGGCACGTTCGGCGTCATGTACCTGGCCGGCTTCTCCATCAACAACCTGACCTTGATGGCGCTGACGATCGCCACCGGTTTCGTGGTGGACGACGCCATCGTCATGATCGAGAACATCGCGCGCCACCTTGAAGAAGGCGAAACGCCCATGCAGGCCGCGTTGAAGGGCGCCTCGCAGATCGGCTTCACGCTGATCTCGCTGACCTTCTCGCTGATCGCCGTGCTGATCCCGCTGCTGTTCATGACGGAAGTCGTGGGCCGCTTGTTCCGGGAATTCGCCATCACGCTGGCGGTATCCATCCTGATATCGCTGGTGGTTTCATTGACCTTGACGCCGATGATGTGCGCGCGCCTGCTGCGCGCCGAATCAGAACAGAAGCACGGCCGTTTTCATACCGCCACCGGCAACTTCATCGACCGCGTCATCGCCGGCTACGACCGCCTGCTGCAAGTGGTGCTGCGGCATCAGACGCTGACCCTGTTGGTGGCGCTGGGCACGTTCGCACTGACGGTGGTGTTGTACCTGATGGTGCCCAAGGGCTTTTTCCCGCAGCAGGACACCGGCCTGATCCAGGCCATTACGCAAGGCCCGCAATCCATCTCTTTCCCGGCCATGGCCGAACGCCAGCAGGCCGCGGCGCGCCTGGTGCTGGAAGACCCGGACGTGCAGGCGGTGTCGTCGTTCATCGGGGTTGACGGCAGCAACGCCACGCTTAGCGCCGGGCGTATGCAGATTGCGCTGAAACCGCAGGCCGAACGCAGCGGCGACCTGGCTACCGTCATGGCGCGCTTGCAGCAATCGCTGAGCAAGCAGGACGGGCTGACCGTCTACATGCAGCCCGTGCAAGACCTGACCATTGAAGACCGCGTCAGCCGCACGCAATACCAGATGACGCTGTCCAACCCCGACCTGAAGGTGCTGAGCGAATGGACGCCCAAGCTGGTGGAGCGGCTGCGCCAGGTGCCGGGCCTGAAAGACGTGACCGATGACCTGCAGGACGACGGCCTGCAAACCTGGGTCGAGATCGATCGCGATGCGGCGTCCCGCTTGGGCATCACCGCCGCCGTCATCGACGAGGCGCTTTACGACGCCTTCGGCCAACGCCTGATCTCCACGATTTTCACGCAGTCCAACCAATACCGCGTGGTGCTGGAAGTGCAGCCGCAGTTTCAGATGAACCCCGCCGCGCTGGGGCAGATCCACGTGCCCACCTCGGCCGGCACGCAGGTGCCCTTGTCGTCGGTGGCGCATATTTCCGAAGGCAAGACCGTGCTGGCGGTGAACCGCCTGGACCAGTTCCCCATGGTGACCGTGTCGTTCAATCTGGCGCCGGGCGCATCGCTGTCGAACGCGGTCGAGGCCATTACCGCCGCCGAGGCCGAGATCGGCATGCCCGCCAGCGTTGAAACCCGTTTCCAGGGGGCGGCGCAGGCGTTCCAGAATTCCCTGACCAGCACACTGTGGCTGATCCTGGCCGCCGTGGTCACCATGTATATCGTGCTGGGCGTGCTGTACGAAAGCTACATCCACCCCATCACCATCCTGTCGACCTTGCCGTCCGCCGGCGTGGGCGCCTTGCTGGCCTTGCTGATCAGCGGCACCGAGCTGGACATGATCGGCATCATCGGCATCATCCTCTTGATCGGCATCGTGAAAAAGAACGCCATCATGATGATCGACTTCGCGCTGGACGCCGAGCGCAAGCGGGGCTTGAGCCCGCGCGCGGCCATTCACGAAGCGGCGCTGCTGCGCTTTCGGCCCATCTTGATGACGACGCTGGCCGCCTTGTTCGGCGCCTTGCCGCTGATGCTGTCCACCGGCACGGGGGCGGAACTGCGCCAGCCGCTGGGCCTGGTGATGGTGGGCGGTCTGTTGCTTAGCCAGGTGCTTACGCTGTTCACCACACCGGTCATCTACCTGATGTTCGACCGCCTGTCGCGCCGTTGGCGTGGCGTGCGCGAGCCGGCGGCCGGGGATGCGTCATGA